Within Spinacia oleracea cultivar Varoflay chromosome 4, BTI_SOV_V1, whole genome shotgun sequence, the genomic segment CTCGTCTTCTTCGAAAATCACCAAGTGAATTGGCCATTGCACAAAACTAGCAAGAGCCCTGCCTAAGTTATTGAATCCATCTCCAGTAGGTACCGGAAGAGTGTCATCATCATGTCCGTCGTAAATACAATCAACTTGGACCTTATAATGACTAGGCTTCATCGATCTAAAGTGTTGGTGCAACGAACCATCCAATGGGTACGCCATACCATCTGCCACTATCACTTTGTTACCCAAAACTTTATCCTCAAGGGCAAGACGACATGGAGTTATGGCCTTCAcaaataaatttacaaaatttcagAAATCACTACAAAGTACAATATTAAAAACCTAGCTAGGGGTGTTTTGAGTGTATGCACTATAGAGAATATATACCTTCAGCTCGCGTGGTTGCTGCGATGAACTCGGACAACAGGTTACGAGTGCACGGTTAACATCAAACTCATCACTTACAAGAGCAGAATCAAGTGCGGGGGTAGAGAGGGTGTGTAGTTGACCGGTTGCTTTCAATGTGGCTAGTTGGTTTTGGAGGGCCTCCGCCACCTTTCTCTCTAATTGATCTTCAAACTCCCTTCTCACCGAAGCTCTGATTGATTCGATAGCCTCCGGTGATGGTTCAATATGGCCACATCTACTACTTCGGTCTATTGGACCGAAAGCAACTTTGTAACCGACATTAACTCCACCTGTTGCCTTGACACGCCCACGGTGATCCTTTTTTCCCATAGCTTTGGTGAGGGCATCTTCTCCCTGGGTGAatgaaatatttccttttccctcTTCTTCTATGTACTCCAACTATAAGAATGAGGAAAGTAAAAATTAGATGGTATACATGATGGAAAGGAGAAGCAATCTTAGCAATAGAactaggaattaggaaagaaaagGATATAGAACGTAAAATTTCATATGCACTTACAGCCATCTTAGCAATATTTACGGCTTCTTTATCATTCGGGTCAACTTCCCACTTTCCCTCTTTGTTTTTAACTTGATGAGCCAAGATCCACTCTACTGATCTAAACTTCTTAAATCTATCTGGCGCTGTGGTGAGTGATGAGGTCACTGAGGAGGAGCCACTTGAGAGGGTTAAAGCTGCCTCTGGCGGTAGTCGCCCATCATTTATCCACTCTGGTCTCTTTCTAACATAACCCTTTTGGCCTGTGCGATGTGGGTGCTTGTTTTGTAATGCACTTTTACTTGCTTTTTCTCTACGAACCTGTCAAAAAACACATAAAGAACATGTCGAACATTTAAAGATGGCAACaacaaactaatcatataattatataaaaaaatatctagCAAAGTAAATTCATTATTACAAACATCTCCGGCTTGTTTCGTTCTATCACAAATGTtttccaatcatcctctgtgaTTTGATGGTAGATGTCCCAAGGCATGTCATTTGTCTGATGTTTCggcattttttctttcttagttATCCAACGCCGCGTTAACCTGGACTTGAAAGCTCCAAAGCGTTTCGCCACACAcatatgaaaatatttttctctccttttagcCGGATCATCAATAATGTGGAACAGAAGCTGTTAATTTTATGGATAAGAGATTGTTAGAAACGTATGCTACACAAATAGATAATCTAGGAGAATACAAATCAAGTTTTTATTCAATGTTTACCTTGGTCTCCTCCCAAAACCCCTTCTTTGTGTGTTCATCTAACGTTGAATATTCTTTCACATTAATGTTAATTCTAGCAGCACAAGACCCAACTTGCTTCCCGTATTCTCCTGACCATTCTCCATCGGGGATTCCATATTGATTATACTGAAGATGCATAGGCTTTTTGGCTTGAACTCCTTTTGACGGACCACGGAATTTGGTCTTTTTACTAGTGTTGGTACCTTGTGATTCCCCCGTAGGATGACTAGCTCCATCAATTCCCTGTATTTCATTATCACGATGATCATCCATGGTAGCTACGGTCCTGCAACAAAGAAAAGAGAGCAATACTTAGTAAAGGGagcaatacttagaaaagagagcaaaatgctacaattggccatttacaaagctatacctaaaataatggccttatggtattacacctaacatgcaaaataatcccaaatcaaacctcacctaaaaaaacaacccaaaaaaaaatcataactcaccagttctacgcactgatctgcacagctcagatcagaactgtgcagatcaatgcacagaactgatcagaactgaccagttttgtgcactgatctgcacagttctgatctgaactgtgcagatcaatgcacagaactgatcagaactgaccagttttgtgcactgatctgcacagttctgatctgagctgtgcagatcaatgcacagaactgatcagaactgaccagttctgtgcactgatctgcacagttctgatctgagctgtgcagatcagtgcacagaactgatcagaactgaccagttctgtgcactgatctgcacagttctgatctgagctgtgcagatcagtgcacagaactgatcagaaccgtgcactgatctgcacagttctgatctgagctgtgcagatcagtgcacataactgcacagttctgatcagtgcATATTCCTTGTGCTACTTGCAGTTCTCGTGGATTGATAAAATGCAATATATGTCAAGGTGGCGGCTCTCTTCTTGCTCGCAATATTGCAACCATCAAATGGTAAGAGTTGCATTTTGTTATACTGTGGGATATGTTACCAATCTTAATTAGTTATTCTCTCTCTGTATTCCCATATTAATCTGTTCCACAAGTTTCTTATCTATTAATTtgaggagttttttttttctttttttctttttgtgacACTGCTCTTGAAGAATTGGAGAAGCTTATAAATAGTTATTTAGTTGTGGTTAGCAAAATGAAGTCATGGGCAAGTAGACAACGGGTAGGTTGTGTATACATTATGTcttgtttttttatattaagggcaaaatgctacaattggccatttacaaagctatacctaaaataatggccttatggtattacacctaacatgcaaaacaatcccaaatcaaacctcacctaaaaaaacaacccaaaaaaaaaatcataactcaccagttctacgcactgatctgcacagctcagatcagaactgtgcagatcaatgcacagaactgatcagaactgaccagttctgtgcactgatctgcacagttctgatctgaactgtgcagatcaatgcacagaactgatcagaactgaccagttctgtgcactgatctgc encodes:
- the LOC130471843 gene encoding uncharacterized protein, producing the protein MDDHRDNEIQGIDGASHPTGESQGTNTSKKTKFRGPSKGVQAKKPMHLQYNQYGIPDGEWSGEYGKQVGSCAARININVKEYSTLDEHTKKGFWEETKLLFHIIDDPAKRREKYFHMCVAKRFGAFKSRLTRRWITKKEKMPKHQTNDMPWDIYHQITEDDWKTFVIERNKPEMFVIMNLLC